The following coding sequences are from one Shumkonia mesophila window:
- a CDS encoding carbohydrate ABC transporter permease produces MRVRKRTLGLVLYLVLLLLPIYWMLNMSLRTNANILGEFAIIPTELTLGNYIKIFTDEAWYSGYINSIVYVSMNTAISLLTALPAAYAFSRYRFLGDKHMFFWLLTNRMAPPAVFLLPFFQLYSTFGLIDTHIAVAISHLLFNVPLAVWILEGFMSGVPREIDEMAYIDGYSYPRFFLTVFVPLIRTGIGVTAFFCFMFSWVELLFARTLTTTNAKPIAAVMTRTVSASGLDWGLLAAAGILTIVPGALVIWFVRNYMAKGFALGRV; encoded by the coding sequence ATGAGAGTGCGCAAGAGAACCTTGGGCCTGGTCCTCTACCTCGTCCTGTTGCTGCTTCCGATCTACTGGATGCTCAACATGTCGCTCAGGACCAACGCCAACATCCTGGGCGAATTCGCCATCATCCCGACCGAACTGACGCTCGGCAACTACATCAAGATCTTCACCGACGAGGCCTGGTATTCGGGTTACATCAATTCGATCGTCTACGTCAGCATGAACACGGCGATCTCGCTTTTGACGGCGCTGCCCGCGGCCTACGCCTTCTCGCGCTACCGCTTCCTCGGCGACAAGCACATGTTCTTCTGGCTGCTGACCAACCGCATGGCGCCGCCGGCGGTGTTCCTGCTGCCGTTCTTCCAGCTCTATTCGACCTTCGGCCTGATCGACACCCACATCGCGGTGGCCATCTCGCACCTGCTGTTCAACGTGCCGCTGGCGGTGTGGATTCTGGAAGGCTTCATGTCGGGGGTGCCGCGCGAGATCGACGAGATGGCCTACATCGACGGCTACAGCTATCCGCGTTTCTTCCTTACCGTCTTCGTGCCCCTGATCCGCACCGGCATCGGGGTGACGGCCTTTTTCTGCTTCATGTTCTCGTGGGTCGAGCTGTTGTTCGCCCGCACGCTGACCACCACCAACGCCAAGCCGATCGCCGCGGTGATGACCCGCACGGTCAGCGCCAGCGGCCTGGACTGGGGCCTGTTGGCGGCGGCCGGGATTCTCACCATCGTGCCGGGCGCCTTGGTGATCTGGTTCGTGCGCAACTACATGGCCAAGGGCTTCGCCCTCGGCCGGGTGTGA
- a CDS encoding carbohydrate ABC transporter permease — MDKWQNNRAWFMVLPVFVVVAISAIIPLMTVVNYSVQDIFGPGQSVFVGTEWFKEVLTDRRLHEALWRQFLFSGLVLLIEIPLGVLIGLAMPKKGWTASLTLVLLALPLLIPWNVIGTIWIIFTRPDIGLFGAAINTLGIRFDHTAAPLDAWITVMLMEVWHWTPLVALLAYAGLRAIPEAYFQAARIDGASAWAVFRYIQLPKMRGVLTIAVLLRFMDSFLIYAEPFVLTGGGPGNSTTFLSIHLVKIAVGQFDLGPAAAFSIIYFLIVLLFSWLFYQALLRVGTGEKR, encoded by the coding sequence ATGGACAAATGGCAAAACAACCGGGCGTGGTTCATGGTCCTGCCGGTCTTCGTGGTGGTGGCGATCTCGGCCATCATCCCGCTGATGACGGTGGTCAACTATTCGGTCCAGGACATCTTCGGACCCGGCCAGAGCGTCTTCGTCGGCACCGAGTGGTTCAAGGAGGTACTGACCGACCGCCGCCTGCACGAGGCGCTGTGGCGTCAGTTCCTGTTCTCCGGGCTGGTGCTGCTGATCGAGATTCCGCTGGGCGTGCTGATCGGGCTGGCCATGCCCAAGAAGGGCTGGACGGCCTCGCTCACGCTGGTCCTGCTGGCCCTGCCGCTGCTCATCCCGTGGAACGTCATCGGCACCATCTGGATCATCTTCACGCGTCCCGACATCGGCCTGTTCGGCGCCGCCATCAACACGCTGGGCATCCGCTTCGACCATACCGCGGCGCCGCTGGACGCCTGGATCACGGTGATGCTGATGGAGGTGTGGCACTGGACGCCGCTGGTGGCGCTGCTCGCCTATGCCGGCTTGCGGGCGATCCCGGAAGCCTATTTCCAGGCGGCGCGCATCGACGGCGCCTCGGCGTGGGCGGTGTTCCGTTACATCCAGTTGCCCAAGATGCGCGGCGTCCTGACCATCGCCGTGCTGCTGCGTTTCATGGACAGCTTTTTGATCTATGCCGAGCCGTTCGTGCTGACCGGCGGCGGGCCCGGCAATTCCACGACGTTCCTGTCCATCCACCTGGTGAAGATCGCGGTCGGCCAGTTCGACCTCGGGCCGGCGGCCGCGTTCTCGATCATCTATTTCCTGATCGTGCTGCTGTTCAGCTGGCTGTTCTACCAGGCGCTGCTCAGGGTCGGCACCGGAGAAAAGCGATGA
- a CDS encoding ABC transporter ATP-binding protein, translating into MAEIHLDGVAHSYLPNPRDEADWALKPMDHVWQDGDAYALLGPSGCGKTTLLNVISGLISPSHGRVLFNGHDVTTTKTEHRNIAQVFQFPVIYDTMTVFDNLAFPLRNRGIDETTVKVRVHEVAEMLDLVVHLGKRAIGLPADAKQKISLGRGLVRSDVAAILFDEPLTVIDPHLKWQLRRKLKEIHERYRLTLIYVTHDQNEALTFADRVVVMYEGGVLQVGTPQELFETPSHRFVGYFIGSPGMNFLPCRLTATGAEVAGQAIPLSDAVLTQAVGASVLEIGVRPESIRLADGGAGLAVQVADVEDLGARKIVTCRLGEHVLKVKVSAGQTVPAERATIQFNPHLTWLYADGRLVR; encoded by the coding sequence ATGGCTGAAATTCATCTCGACGGGGTGGCCCATTCCTACCTGCCCAATCCCCGCGACGAGGCGGACTGGGCCTTGAAGCCAATGGATCACGTCTGGCAGGACGGCGACGCCTATGCCCTGCTCGGCCCCTCGGGATGCGGCAAGACGACCCTGCTCAACGTCATCTCCGGGCTGATCAGCCCGAGCCACGGGCGGGTGCTCTTCAACGGCCACGACGTGACGACCACCAAGACCGAGCACCGCAACATCGCCCAGGTGTTCCAGTTCCCGGTCATCTACGACACCATGACGGTCTTCGACAACCTGGCCTTCCCGCTGCGCAACCGCGGCATCGACGAGACGACGGTCAAGGTCAGGGTCCACGAGGTGGCCGAGATGCTGGACCTCGTCGTCCACCTCGGCAAGCGGGCCATCGGGCTGCCGGCCGACGCCAAGCAGAAGATCTCGCTGGGCCGCGGACTGGTGCGCTCCGACGTCGCCGCCATCCTGTTCGACGAGCCGCTGACCGTCATCGATCCCCATCTCAAATGGCAGCTTCGGCGCAAGCTCAAGGAGATCCACGAGCGCTATCGGCTGACCCTCATCTACGTCACCCACGACCAGAACGAGGCACTGACCTTCGCCGACCGGGTGGTGGTGATGTACGAGGGCGGGGTGCTGCAGGTCGGCACGCCCCAGGAACTGTTCGAAACGCCGTCGCACCGCTTCGTCGGCTATTTCATCGGCAGCCCGGGCATGAACTTCCTGCCCTGCCGGCTGACCGCCACCGGCGCCGAGGTGGCGGGCCAGGCCATTCCGCTTTCCGATGCCGTGCTGACCCAGGCGGTGGGAGCCTCGGTGCTGGAGATCGGCGTGCGCCCCGAATCCATCCGCCTGGCCGACGGCGGCGCCGGGCTGGCCGTCCAGGTCGCCGACGTCGAGGATCTGGGCGCGCGCAAGATCGTCACCTGCCGGCTGGGCGAGCACGTGCTGAAGGTGAAGGTGTCGGCCGGCCAGACGGTTCCGGCCGAGCGGGCCACCATCCAATTCAACCCCCACCTGACCTGGCTTTACGCCGACGGTCGCCTGGTGCGCTAG
- a CDS encoding DUF2160 domain-containing protein: MALAWMAWTLPTVIFFCTIGVILAAMTVWQVVAPSAERRGWLPIPTTPGDRLFVGLLGSAYIHLAWIGLSDATLWGAFAVSLVWLIGILRWG, translated from the coding sequence ATGGCTCTTGCGTGGATGGCATGGACGCTCCCAACGGTGATCTTCTTTTGCACCATCGGCGTGATCCTGGCCGCCATGACGGTCTGGCAGGTGGTGGCGCCGAGCGCCGAGCGGCGCGGCTGGCTGCCCATCCCGACGACGCCGGGCGACCGCCTGTTCGTCGGCCTTCTGGGCAGCGCCTACATCCACTTGGCCTGGATTGGCCTCAGCGACGCCACGCTGTGGGGGGCCTTCGCGGTTTCGCTGGTCTGGCTGATCGGCATCCTCAGGTGGGGGTGA
- a CDS encoding ABC transporter substrate-binding protein, protein MASADMAAAQKWVDSEFQPSTLTKDQQMKEMEWFIKAAAPFKGMSIKVVSETIPTHEYESKTLTKAFEEITGIKVTHDLIQEGDVIEKLQTQWQSGENIYDAYINDSDLIGTHMRYGFVVPLSDWMSGEGKDVTLPTLDIDDFIGKSFTTGPDGKLYQLPDQQFANLYWFRYDWFQRADLKKKFKDKYGYELGVPVNWSAYEDIAEFFSNDVKEIDGTVVYGHNDYGKKAPDLGWRFTDAWLSMAGEGDKGVPNGKPVDEWGIRVDGCTPVGASVSRGGGANSPAAKYALTKYMDWLRKYAPPGALGMDFYQYLPFLAKGNVAQQIFWYTAFTATMVEPGPTVNADGTPKWRMAPSPHGPYWEEGMKLGYQDAGSWTLMKSTPVDRRKAAWLFAQFTVSKTVDAKKSHVGLTFVRDSTVKHASFTERAPKLGGLVEFYRSPARVSWTPTGTNVPDYPKLAQLWWQNIGEAVAGEVSVDRAMDNLAREMDRVMERIARSGAQKECGPKLNEEKDPAYWYAQPGEPKPKLANEKPKGETVDYDKLIQAWREGRVK, encoded by the coding sequence ATGGCCAGCGCGGACATGGCGGCGGCGCAGAAGTGGGTCGACAGCGAATTCCAGCCCTCGACCCTCACCAAGGACCAACAGATGAAGGAGATGGAGTGGTTCATCAAGGCGGCCGCGCCCTTCAAGGGGATGTCGATCAAGGTCGTCTCGGAAACCATTCCGACCCACGAATACGAATCGAAGACGCTGACCAAGGCGTTCGAGGAAATCACCGGCATCAAGGTGACGCACGACCTGATCCAGGAAGGCGACGTCATCGAGAAACTGCAGACGCAATGGCAGTCGGGCGAGAACATCTACGACGCCTATATCAACGACAGCGACCTCATCGGCACCCACATGCGCTACGGCTTCGTGGTGCCGCTTTCCGACTGGATGTCCGGCGAGGGCAAGGACGTGACGTTGCCGACGCTCGACATCGACGACTTCATCGGCAAGTCGTTCACCACCGGGCCGGACGGCAAGCTCTACCAGCTTCCCGACCAGCAGTTCGCCAACCTCTACTGGTTCCGCTACGACTGGTTCCAGCGCGCCGATCTCAAGAAGAAGTTCAAGGACAAGTACGGTTACGAGTTGGGTGTGCCGGTCAACTGGTCGGCCTACGAGGACATCGCCGAGTTCTTCAGCAACGATGTCAAGGAAATCGACGGCACCGTGGTTTACGGGCACAACGATTACGGCAAGAAAGCCCCCGACCTCGGCTGGCGGTTCACCGATGCCTGGCTCTCCATGGCCGGCGAAGGCGACAAGGGCGTTCCCAACGGCAAGCCGGTCGACGAATGGGGCATCCGCGTCGACGGCTGCACGCCGGTCGGCGCCTCGGTCAGCCGGGGCGGCGGCGCCAACAGTCCGGCCGCCAAGTACGCGCTGACGAAGTACATGGATTGGCTGCGCAAGTACGCCCCTCCGGGCGCGCTCGGCATGGACTTCTACCAATACCTGCCGTTCCTGGCCAAGGGTAACGTCGCCCAGCAGATCTTCTGGTACACCGCTTTCACCGCGACGATGGTGGAGCCGGGCCCGACGGTCAACGCCGACGGCACGCCCAAGTGGCGCATGGCCCCCTCGCCCCACGGTCCCTATTGGGAAGAGGGCATGAAGCTCGGCTATCAGGACGCCGGTTCGTGGACCCTGATGAAAAGCACGCCGGTCGACCGCCGCAAGGCGGCGTGGCTGTTCGCCCAGTTCACGGTGTCGAAGACCGTGGACGCCAAGAAGAGCCATGTCGGGCTGACCTTCGTGCGCGACAGCACGGTGAAACATGCGAGCTTCACCGAGCGTGCGCCCAAGCTGGGCGGCCTGGTCGAGTTCTACCGCAGCCCGGCCCGCGTCTCATGGACGCCGACCGGAACCAACGTGCCCGACTATCCGAAGCTGGCCCAGTTGTGGTGGCAGAACATCGGCGAGGCGGTGGCCGGCGAAGTGAGCGTCGATCGCGCCATGGACAACCTGGCCCGCGAGATGGACCGGGTGATGGAACGCATCGCCCGTTCCGGCGCCCAGAAGGAATGCGGCCCGAAGCTCAACGAAGAGAAGGACCCGGCCTACTGGTACGCCCAGCCCGGCGAGCCGAAGCCGAAGCTGGCCAACGAGAAGCCCAAGGGCGAGACGGTCGACTACGACAAGCTGATCCAGGCCTGGCGGGAAGGCCGCGTGAAGTAA